The following nucleotide sequence is from Kiritimatiella glycovorans.
AAAAACATCACCGGCTGCCATTCGATCGAGGAACTGTGCGCCGCGCTGGAGCGCCCGCGCAAAGTGATGATGCTCGTCAAGGCGGGCGGGGCCGTCGACGCTCTCATCGAAAAGCTGATGCCGCACCTTGAAGAGGGCGACATCATCATCGACGGCGGCAACTCGCACTTTCCCGACACCATCCGCCGCACGGAAACCGTCGAGAGCCGCGGTCTGCTCTACATCGGTACCGGCGTCTCCGGCGGCGAGGAGGGCGCCCTGAAAGGGCCGTCCATCATGCCCGGCGGATCGCCGGCGGCGTGGGAACACGTCAGGCCGATCTTTCAGAAGATCGCCGCGCAGACCGCCGACGGCGAGCCGTGCTGCGACTGGGTCGGCGAAGGCGGCGCGGGGCATTTCGTCAAGATGGTCCACAACGGGATCGAGTACGGCGACATGCAGATGATCTGCGAGACGTACCAGATGATGAAGGCGGGCCTCGGGATGTCGAACGAAGAGATGCACGAGGTCTTCGGCCAGTGGAACCAGGGCGAACTCGACAGCTATCTCATCGAGATCACCCGCGACATCCTCGGCTATAAGACCGAAGACGGCGAGGCCGTCATCGACTCGATCCTCGACACGGCCGGGCAGAAGGGGACCGGCAAGTGGACGGCGCAGGCGGCCCTCGACCTCGGCCAGCCGCTCACGCTGATCGGCGAGGCCGTGTTCGCCCGCTGCCTGTCGGCGCTCAAGGACGAACGCGTGGCCGCGTCGAAGGAGCTGTCCGGACCGGACGGGAACTTCGAGGGCGATCGCGAGGCGATGATCGAGGATCTGCGCCAGGCGCTGTACGCGTCGAAGATCGCCTCCTACGCCCAGGGCTACCAGCTGATGCGCGCTGCGGCGGCGGAGTACGGCTGGAATCTGAACTACGGCGGCATCGCGCTGATGTGGCGCGGGGGGTGCATCATCCGCTCCGTCTTCCTCGGAAAGATCAAGGAGGCCTTCGACCACGACCCCGAGCTGGTGAACCTGCTGCTCGACCCGTTCTTCCAGTCGGCCGTGGACCAGGCCCAGGCGGGCTGGCGGCG
It contains:
- the gnd gene encoding decarboxylating NADP(+)-dependent phosphogluconate dehydrogenase, producing MNADIGLIGLAVMGENLVLNMESKGFSVAVYNRTTEKVDRFVGGRGAGKNITGCHSIEELCAALERPRKVMMLVKAGGAVDALIEKLMPHLEEGDIIIDGGNSHFPDTIRRTETVESRGLLYIGTGVSGGEEGALKGPSIMPGGSPAAWEHVRPIFQKIAAQTADGEPCCDWVGEGGAGHFVKMVHNGIEYGDMQMICETYQMMKAGLGMSNEEMHEVFGQWNQGELDSYLIEITRDILGYKTEDGEAVIDSILDTAGQKGTGKWTAQAALDLGQPLTLIGEAVFARCLSALKDERVAASKELSGPDGNFEGDREAMIEDLRQALYASKIASYAQGYQLMRAAAAEYGWNLNYGGIALMWRGGCIIRSVFLGKIKEAFDHDPELVNLLLDPFFQSAVDQAQAGWRRVVSRAVELGIPMPAISSALAFYDGYRSARLPANLLQAQRDYFGAHTYERVDRPRGEFFHTNWTGRGGDTAASTYSV